A section of the Synergistales bacterium genome encodes:
- a CDS encoding TRAP transporter large permease: MIIALNLALLIGLIIIGLPVPFCFMSAAIFMGMAYGFSFDFLLPAGFHALNSLTLLSVPFFIMAGALMSSSGIAERLITFALAFLGRLKGGMGAATIVACAIFGAISGTCSSAVACIGSIMIPQLKELGYPKHYSVAMISCASVLGQLIPPSVPMILYGWVTQQSVAACFLATVIPGIITTILMCVVNYFYASWHPEIKVEPQISFREKMGRIGYATKHGMWSLLMPVIILGGIYGGITTPTEAAAIAMGYAMLVGFFIHRELNARVLGKALVTSSTTTGVAVLMLFFVSILAKIYTMQQIPQQLAGFLMSISDNKYVILMLVNVFLVIIGMMMDDFSGTMLAAPLLLPLMIEIGVHPVHFAAIIGTNLGLGNVTPPCAPILYLGGRIGGVSFDKYVKPALAFMLLAQLPVVLLTTYVPDLAMFLPRLLMGY, translated from the coding sequence ATGATTATTGCCTTGAACCTGGCCCTCCTGATCGGTTTGATTATTATCGGTCTCCCCGTGCCCTTCTGCTTTATGTCGGCCGCGATCTTCATGGGGATGGCCTACGGCTTCAGCTTTGACTTTCTTCTGCCCGCGGGATTCCATGCTCTGAATTCCCTCACGCTGCTTTCGGTGCCCTTTTTCATCATGGCCGGGGCGCTGATGTCGTCGTCGGGGATCGCCGAACGCCTGATCACCTTCGCGCTGGCCTTCCTCGGGAGGCTCAAGGGCGGCATGGGTGCGGCGACCATCGTGGCCTGCGCCATCTTCGGCGCCATCTCGGGGACCTGCTCCTCTGCGGTGGCCTGTATCGGCAGCATCATGATCCCCCAGCTCAAGGAGCTGGGATACCCCAAGCACTATTCGGTGGCCATGATCAGCTGCGCATCCGTGCTGGGGCAGCTCATTCCGCCCAGCGTTCCCATGATCCTCTACGGTTGGGTGACCCAGCAGTCTGTGGCCGCCTGCTTCCTCGCCACGGTGATCCCCGGTATCATCACCACCATTCTGATGTGTGTGGTCAACTACTTCTACGCCTCCTGGCACCCCGAGATCAAGGTGGAACCGCAGATCTCCTTCCGCGAGAAGATGGGGCGTATCGGCTACGCCACCAAACACGGCATGTGGAGCCTTCTGATGCCGGTGATCATCCTCGGCGGGATCTACGGCGGCATCACCACCCCCACCGAGGCGGCCGCCATTGCCATGGGCTACGCCATGCTGGTGGGCTTTTTCATCCACCGGGAGCTCAACGCCAGGGTGTTGGGCAAAGCGCTGGTCACCTCTTCCACAACCACCGGTGTGGCCGTGCTGATGCTTTTCTTTGTCTCCATCCTCGCCAAGATCTACACGATGCAGCAGATCCCACAGCAGCTGGCCGGTTTTCTGATGAGCATCTCAGATAACAAGTATGTTATCCTTATGTTGGTCAACGTATTTTTGGTCATCATCGGAATGATGATGGACGATTTCAGCGGAACCATGCTGGCCGCACCGCTTCTCCTGCCCCTGATGATCGAGATCGGTGTCCACCCCGTCCATTTCGCCGCCATCATCGGCACCAATCTGGGGCTCGGCAACGTGACCCCTCCCTGCGCGCCGATACTCTACCTCGGCGGACGGATCGGAGGCGTCTCCTTCGACAAGTACGTCAAACCGGCGCTGGCTTTCATGTTGCTCGCGCAGCTGCCGGTTGTTCTGCTGACTACCTATGTTCCCGATCTCGCGATGTTCCTTCCCCGGCTTCTCATGGGATACTAG
- a CDS encoding TRAP transporter small permease — MNITETRFWYVLGIIQKVVMCVSSLTILTLVLVQVFLRYVFTLPIMGVEEVATLVGFWLYFMGASWGTAERSHIKADVMNAMIKNPRRLVWIKAFTAALSVVLAVMMVFWGWSYVYWGITKMQRSFTLGIPMVYSQGSIFISAILMVFYFCVEFIDYFMQAIGKKPIAAEFIGEDVCIPEEGAATCSAEE; from the coding sequence ATGAATATTACAGAGACGCGATTCTGGTACGTTCTCGGCATCATTCAGAAGGTAGTGATGTGTGTGTCCTCGTTGACAATCCTGACGCTCGTTCTCGTGCAGGTGTTTCTTCGCTATGTCTTTACCCTGCCGATCATGGGTGTTGAGGAGGTGGCCACCCTGGTGGGGTTCTGGCTCTACTTCATGGGGGCTTCCTGGGGCACGGCGGAGCGTTCGCACATTAAGGCAGATGTCATGAATGCCATGATCAAAAACCCCAGAAGGCTGGTGTGGATCAAGGCCTTTACGGCCGCTCTCTCGGTAGTGCTCGCCGTCATGATGGTCTTCTGGGGATGGTCATATGTCTACTGGGGCATCACCAAGATGCAGCGTTCCTTCACCCTGGGTATTCCCATGGTCTATTCCCAGGGCAGCATCTTTATCAGCGCTATTCTGATGGTATTTTATTTCTGTGTTGAATTTATCGATTATTTCATGCAGGCCATCGGCAAGAAGCCGATTGCTGCCGAGTTTATCGGCGAAGATGTCTGTATTCCCGAGGAGGGTGCGGCGACATGTTCTGCCGAGGAGTGA
- the alr gene encoding alanine racemase: MIRPTWLEVDLGAVKRNFQAVQRHVGNDATVIGVVKANAYNLGVCEVTRALREAGASYFAVATPDEALELREDGLDEPILVLGAPPFDAADEYVRHNLRCTLTDRRMAEALSEAAQRQRKTAYAHVKVDTGMGRLGYVPEDVPAMVTAFRSLPGLELEGIYTHFASSDERNLAFTRHQFEVFTGLLEQLKGQGITFSMRHCCNTAGTLAFPGMALDAVRPGHAMVGMYPSHETIRSVDLQPAFQFKTEISALKTVPRGRSIGYGLTYITRCESRIATLPVGYADGYSRDLSNRSEVLVRGMRSPLVGRICMDQMMIDVTQVPEAEVGDEVVLIGRQGDEEIKLEEIADKLDTLVCVIPVQIGKRVPRVYREEGGA; encoded by the coding sequence ATGATTCGACCTACCTGGTTGGAAGTGGATCTCGGCGCCGTGAAAAGGAATTTCCAGGCGGTGCAGCGGCATGTAGGCAACGACGCGACGGTGATCGGGGTGGTCAAGGCCAACGCCTACAACCTTGGGGTGTGCGAGGTGACCCGGGCCCTTCGTGAGGCCGGCGCCTCCTACTTTGCTGTGGCCACACCAGACGAAGCCCTGGAGCTCAGGGAGGATGGCCTGGATGAACCGATCCTTGTTCTGGGTGCCCCGCCCTTTGACGCCGCCGACGAGTATGTCAGACACAATCTGCGCTGTACCCTTACGGACCGGCGTATGGCCGAAGCGCTCTCCGAGGCGGCACAGCGGCAGCGGAAGACGGCCTACGCCCACGTCAAGGTGGACACGGGCATGGGTCGGCTCGGATACGTTCCCGAGGATGTCCCGGCCATGGTTACGGCGTTTCGTTCGCTCCCCGGCCTGGAACTGGAGGGCATCTACACCCACTTTGCCTCCTCGGACGAGCGCAACCTGGCCTTCACCAGGCATCAGTTCGAGGTATTCACCGGATTGCTGGAGCAGCTGAAGGGACAGGGGATCACCTTCTCCATGCGCCACTGTTGCAATACGGCGGGAACGCTGGCCTTTCCCGGGATGGCCCTGGATGCCGTCCGGCCGGGCCATGCCATGGTCGGGATGTATCCCTCCCACGAAACGATCCGGTCCGTTGACCTGCAGCCGGCATTCCAGTTCAAAACAGAGATCTCGGCTCTCAAAACGGTTCCCCGGGGGAGAAGTATAGGATACGGGCTCACCTACATCACCCGCTGTGAATCGCGTATCGCCACACTCCCGGTGGGGTATGCCGACGGCTATTCCCGGGATCTCTCCAACCGGAGCGAGGTACTGGTGCGTGGAATGCGCTCACCCCTGGTGGGCCGTATCTGTATGGATCAGATGATGATCGATGTCACGCAGGTTCCCGAAGCTGAGGTGGGTGACGAGGTGGTGCTGATCGGTCGGCAGGGAGACGAGGAGATCAAGCTGGAGGAGATCGCCGACAAGCTCGACACGCTGGTCTGCGTGATTCCCGTGCAGATCGGCAAGCGCGTCCCGAGAGTCTACAGAGAAGAGGGGGGTGCGTGA
- a CDS encoding PLP-dependent lyase/thiolase: MDYASVMARKHDIMLRSVGIDYGRFATGRLSFDYEGMMEQIGYPLDEVRRIQREVNVGDTPLIEMHNLTRLARQLAEPGRGARIFVKDEANNPARSFKDRRASVSSYHAAAKGYPGLIAATSGNYGAAVASQAARRMLGCIIVQEIFDSRGFEQPEIAEKGRACEAYGAEVLQLSVGPELFYVFLRVLEETGYFNASLYTPFSVAGIETLGAEIVEQTRGRTGRDPDMIVSTHAGGGITTGTARGARKAGCDSVEIVGASVSLEGLHMASDRDFNRKSFTTGHTGFGIPFAVWPDRSDVPKNAARVLRYLDRYVTVPQGSVFYITEALAQLEGLERGPAGNTSLTAAFVLAREMPEDAVIVVNETEYTGAGKHPYAQLGFARTMGVEVRRGDPAEEKAGSVIVVPERPEQLAVREMDLNRLRSSYLKRACESLGDRRSVTVADVDFLAEDANLAGHVVRSYMEDRGITVE, encoded by the coding sequence ATGGACTATGCCTCGGTGATGGCGCGGAAGCATGATATCATGCTCCGCTCTGTAGGGATCGACTACGGGCGATTTGCTACGGGGCGTCTCTCCTTCGATTACGAGGGGATGATGGAGCAGATCGGCTATCCACTGGACGAGGTGCGCCGTATCCAGCGGGAGGTCAACGTGGGCGACACCCCGCTGATCGAGATGCACAATCTCACCCGGCTGGCCCGGCAGCTTGCCGAGCCCGGCCGAGGTGCCCGAATCTTCGTCAAGGACGAGGCCAACAACCCCGCCCGTTCCTTCAAAGACAGGCGTGCCTCTGTGTCCTCCTACCATGCGGCGGCCAAAGGCTATCCCGGTCTCATCGCCGCCACCAGCGGCAACTACGGCGCAGCGGTCGCCAGTCAGGCGGCGCGGAGAATGCTGGGCTGCATCATTGTGCAGGAGATCTTCGACAGCCGGGGCTTCGAGCAGCCGGAGATCGCGGAAAAAGGAAGGGCCTGCGAGGCCTACGGCGCCGAGGTCCTTCAGCTGTCAGTCGGTCCCGAACTTTTCTATGTCTTCCTGCGGGTGCTGGAAGAGACGGGATATTTCAATGCCTCCCTCTACACCCCCTTTTCCGTCGCCGGCATCGAGACGCTGGGTGCCGAGATTGTCGAACAGACCCGGGGACGTACCGGACGCGATCCGGACATGATTGTCAGCACCCATGCCGGCGGCGGTATCACCACCGGAACGGCCAGAGGCGCCCGGAAGGCCGGCTGCGACAGCGTGGAGATCGTCGGGGCCAGTGTGAGCCTGGAAGGACTCCACATGGCCTCCGACCGCGATTTCAACCGCAAGTCCTTCACCACCGGACACACCGGATTCGGCATCCCCTTCGCTGTCTGGCCCGATCGCTCCGATGTGCCGAAGAACGCCGCCCGTGTTCTGCGCTATCTCGACCGTTACGTCACCGTCCCTCAGGGTTCCGTCTTCTATATCACAGAGGCCCTGGCCCAGCTGGAAGGGCTGGAGCGCGGCCCCGCGGGCAACACCTCGCTCACGGCAGCCTTTGTACTGGCCCGGGAGATGCCTGAGGATGCCGTGATCGTCGTGAACGAGACGGAATACACCGGAGCGGGAAAGCATCCCTACGCCCAGCTTGGCTTCGCCAGGACCATGGGGGTGGAGGTGCGCCGGGGCGACCCGGCCGAGGAGAAGGCCGGCAGCGTCATTGTGGTGCCCGAGAGGCCGGAGCAGCTTGCAGTGCGTGAGATGGACCTGAACCGACTGCGTTCCTCCTATCTGAAGCGTGCCTGCGAGAGCCTCGGGGACCGTCGATCCGTCACCGTTGCCGACGTGGATTTCCTGGCCGAGGATGCCAACCTTGCCGGCCATGTGGTGCGGAGCTATATGGAGGACAGGGGGATTACCGTCGAGTAG
- a CDS encoding 2-amino-4-ketopentanoate thiolase, protein MHRGDFVQIYQVILAAGERAPQVPEDTAAVPLEMKVKGFLDTEEAGIGDQVSIRTMTGRTLQGMLVAANPPYEITFGEIPPELLPVGQELRARLHERGPVS, encoded by the coding sequence ATGCATCGAGGGGATTTTGTCCAGATCTATCAGGTGATCCTTGCCGCTGGGGAACGGGCGCCCCAGGTGCCTGAGGACACGGCTGCCGTGCCGCTTGAGATGAAGGTGAAGGGTTTTCTGGATACCGAGGAGGCCGGCATAGGCGATCAGGTCTCCATACGCACCATGACCGGCAGGACCCTTCAGGGGATGCTGGTGGCCGCCAATCCTCCCTATGAGATCACCTTCGGCGAGATCCCGCCGGAGTTGCTCCCCGTCGGTCAAGAGCTTCGGGCCCGATTGCACGAGAGGGGGCCTGTCTCGTGA